TCGACCGGAACTTCCTTGATGATTTCCTTGGTCACCACCGTCTCGATCGGGACTTCCTTGATGACCTCTTGCCTCACCACGGTCTCGACCGGAACTTCCTTGATGACCTCTTTGACTTCGGTGACCGTCACCGTCACGGTCTTTTCAGTGACCTCGGCCTCGCCGCATGCCGCCAACACGGACATGGCCGCTGTCCCGGCGGTCATGGTCAGAAATCTTCGACGACTGAGCTTTGGCATACTAAAAATTCCTCCCCAGACTATTAGCCGGTCATAATCATACGTGAGCCGGGCAAACTCGGCGAGCGAAGCGGCTCGTCGCCGGCGGACCCGTGAGCCCAGATCTCGCGGCCCGCTTCTCTGGTGAACGAGGCTCTGCTTGAGCTCCGAGGCTCGTCGTCTCTCGACGGTGAAGGTCGTGTCCCCGAGTCTCGCGTCGGCGTCCCCGAGGCGCCGCAGCCGTGGGGCTGGTGAGCTCGGGCGCGTTGTTGATCACCGCGGTGGCAGAATGGCTGACCGGGTTGCAATGCGGCAGGTCGACTGCGGCCAGCCGAGAGCGACCCGCACGCCCGTGATCGTCGGCATGCGGCGACGGGTAGCCACCGTCCGCGTCGCAACCGCCCCACAGCGTGCGAGACCGGCGCCAGGGCGATTCCGAGGGCAACGACCACCCTGAACAGTTATCACAGTTATGGTGTGGCCAAGCGCTGTGGCAGGTTCTCCCACCACGCCGCTGGTGGCGAACAAAGCTTTCCAAACCTGTTAGGGCTGCTGGGAGCCCACACCCGGAATTGAACCGGGGACCTCGTCCTTACCAAGAACGCGCTCTTCCAACTGAGCTATGTGGGCCTGGCGCCGAGACTGCCGTGAGGCGGCAGAAGCGCGTGGACTAGGCGTCGAGGGCTTGCACCACCTCCTCGGCATGGTCGTCGGGCTTCACATCCGGCCAAACGGCGCTCACCATGCCGTCCTCATCGATTAAGAACGTGGCGCGCTGGGTGCCCATGAATGTCCGGCCACGCATAGTCTTCTCCACCCACACGCCGTAAGCTTCGATGGCCTGGCGCTCCACGTCGGCCAGCAGCGGAAAGTTCAGGTTGAACTTGCTGCTGAAGCGCTCGTGCGATTCGACCGGGTCGTCGCTGACACCGAACACGGCGGTCCCGCGGTCCGCAATCTCGGACATCCGATCCCGAAAGCCGCACGCCTCGCGGGTGCAACCGGGAGTGTCGTCGCGCGGGTAGAAGAACAGCACCACCTTCCGACCCCGCTGCTCATCGAGCCGAACGAGGCTGCCGTCGGTCGACTGGAGCTCGAAGTCGGGGGCGCGGTCGCCCACGCGCGGCATCGCCATGCGCAAACCCCTCAGGACGTAACGTCCCATCATCGCATCCTCGACCCTCCAGGGCCGACCCTCGCCGGAGGTCTGTGCGACCATCGGCGACACCAACCCCCGCCCCCACCGAAACGCTGACGCGCATGAGCACCTCCGCCTCTGGACCGTCATTCGATCTGACCGGCCGCGTGGCCCTGGTGACCGGCGGCGGTCGCGGCATCGGGCGCGGCATGGCCCTGGCGCTGGCGCACGCGGGCGCGGACGTCGTGCTGGCGGCACGCTCAAAAGACCAGCTCGAATCCACCGCCGACGAGATCGAGGGCATGGGGCGCCGGGCCCTGGCCGTACCCACGAATGTACGGGACCTGGACGAGTTGGCCGCCCTCTTCGACAAGACGGACAACGAATTCGGCCGTCTCGACATCCTGGCGAACAACGCCGGCATCGGTCTGCGCACGCCGGTGCTCGAGGTCACGCCCGAGGAGTGGGACCGGGTGCTCGACATCAACCTGCGCAGCCTGTTCTTCGCGTCGCAATACGGGCTGCGCCTGATGGTGCGCGGCGGCTATGGCCGCATCATCAACACCGGGTCGCTGACCAGCTTCCTGGGATTCAAGCCCATCTCGGTCTACGGCGCGTCGAAGGGCGGCGTGGCGCAACTGACCAAGGCCCTCGCCGTGGAGTTCGCCGAACAGAACATCACCGTCAACGCCATCGCGCCCGGCTACATCCTCACCGACCTCACCCAGCCGCGCTACGACGATCCGGTGTGGAGCAACTGGATTCTCGGGCGCACCCCGATGAACCGCTGGGGTATGCCGGATGATCTGGCCGGTGCGGTGGTGTTCCTGGCGTCCGAGTCTTCCGCGTTCGTGACGGGCCACGTCCTGCCGATCGACGGAGGCTGGCTGGCCGGGTAGAGGCCCGGGGACAAACTGGTGACCCGCGCTGCCCGTCCGGTGGCCCATGCTGCGTGCAGCACGGGATCTTCAGTCACACACAGTTGACGACGAACTGGACTCCGGCTCAGGCCCGAAGCGCCGAACCCCGCGGTCCTAGCCGGCGGCGGTCGGCTCGATCCAGACCGCCCCGTCCCGGTACCACTCCTTCTTCCAGATCGGGACGGTGGTCTTGAGCGTGTCGATGATGTAGCGGCAGGCCTCGAAGGCCTCGGCGCGGTGCGGCGCGCCGACCGCAATCACCACGCTGGCCTCGCCGATCCCCAGCTCGCCGATCCGGTGCACGATCTCCACGTCCGTCAGGCCCCAGCGCTCCTCCGCCTGCCGCCCGATGCGCTCCAACTCCTGCAGTGCCATCGGCTCGAACGCCTCGTACTCCAGCTTCACGACCGGGCGGCCGTCCATGTTGTCGCGCACGATGCCGTGAAAGGTGCATATGCCGCCATTTCCGGGCAGCGTCACCCGCTGGATCAGCGCGTCGGCGTCGATGGGCTCATGCGTGAGCTTGATGTTCATGCGCCCCCCGAAACCGGCGGGATCACCGCCAGCTCATCGCCATCCGCAAGGACCGTGTCCGGCGGCACGAACTGCTGGTTGCGCGCGAAGGAGACGTGATCGGCGCGGCCCGCCAGCGCCGGCACGTCGGCCGCCAATTGTTCAAACAGGCCGCGGGCCGTCGTGCCCTCGGGCACGCGCACCTCACGCCGGCGCTCGCCCACGGCTTCGGCCACCGAAGCGAACAGCAGCAGCGAAACCCGGATCGCCGCGCCGGCCGGCGCGGCGTCCGTGGCCGCCTGCGGCGCCCTTGAACCACTCATACTTCGAGCCTAGCAACAACCCCGCCGAGGGGCTGTGCGACCATCGACGTGATCGCAGCCGACAGGCCACGCCAATGACGCACGCGCACCACGGGTCCCGCTCAACCCAGGAGCACCGTCACGAGTCCGAGCGCATCGGCGCCGTCAAGTGCGCGGTGCTCGTCATCAGCGACTCGCGCACCGAGCGCACCGACCGTTCCGGGCGCACGGCCGAGCGGCTCATCACCGACGGCGGGCACGAGATCGTGCACCGGGATCTGGTGGTCAACGACGCCGACCTCATTCGCGGCGCGATCGACGCATCGCTGGCGGCAGGCGCCCAGTTCGTGTTCTGCACGGGCGGAACGGGGCTGGGCGACCGCGACATCACCGTGGACACGGTGACGCCGATGCTCGACAAGGTGCTCGACGGCTACGGCGAGTGGTTCCGCCGGGCCAGCTGGGACCAGATCGGACCCGCGGCCATCCTGTCGCGGGCCGTAGCGGGCAAGCTGGGCCGGGCGCTGATCGTTTGCTCACCGGGATCGACGGCTGCGGTGGAGCTCGCGTTGGGCGAACTGCTGGTGCCCGAACTGCGGCATTTCATCCGCGAGGTCTCGCGCTAGCGCAAAGACCTACGCGGCTTCGGCCTCTGCCTCTTCGGTCCAGTCCAGCATTTCGGGCGGAATCTTCTCCAGGTCCAGCAGCGAGTTGAGATGGTCGATGAAGAGCACGCCGTTGAGATGATCGGCCTCGTGCTGCACGGCATGGGCGAAAAGCCCGCGCGCGTCGAGCGAGACGCGCGACCCGTCGAGCTGCGTGAACGCCACCGTCACTCCCTCGGCGCGATTGACCATCGCACGGAATCCGGGCAGTGACAGGCAGCCTTCCACCATCTCCTTGCGCGCGCCGGTCAGTTCAATTTCGGGATTGATCAGCACGAACCGGCGGCCCGACAGCGAGTCCTCATCGTCGGGCGGCAGCTCCAGCACGAACAGGCGCGCGTGCACCCCGACCTGCGGCGCGGCGAGCCCAACTCCGGCATTGGCGTGCATGGTGTCGAACATGTCGCCCGCCAGGCGCACGAGGTCGGGCGTGATCTCGGCAACCGGCGCGCACGGTTCACGCAGCCCCGGGTCCGGTATTTCAAGAATTCGGCGGATCACCGGGCCAACGCGGGAGAGCAAGCGGGCGAGTCTAGCAACGGCCCTTTTGGCATCCGGCAGCGCCGGCGCTACCTTGAACCTGCGCTCCCGGCAATGGCAACCCTATTCCCGTACCCATCGGCAAAGGCGGCATGACGTGAAAGACCCCCGCACGCACAACGTAGCCAGTTCGTACGCGCTGTGGGAGCGCGCCAACCAGATCATTCCGGGCGGCTCGCAGCTCATCAGCCGCCGGCCCTATGCCTTTTCCAATGGATTCGCCCCGGTATACGCCGAGCGCGGCAAGGGCTCGCGCATCTGGGACGACCAGGGCGTGGAATACATCGACTTCGGGATGTCGGTGACCTCCGCCATCCTCGGTTACGCCGACGACGTCGTGGACGAGGCCGTGATCGAGCAGATCGGCAAAGGCGCGACCTACTCGCTCAACAGCGAGCGCGAGATCGAGCTGGCCGAGCTGCTGATCGACCGCATTCCGTGCGCCGAGATGGCGCGGTTTTCCAAGGGCGGCGGGGAGTCGTGCGCCATCGCGGTGCGCATCGCCCGCGGGGCCACGGGCCGGGACGTGGTGCTGTTCAGCGGCTACCACGGCTGGCACGACTGGTACCTGGCCGCCGGCCACCTGAAAGAGGGCGCGTTCGATCCGTTCGCCCTGCCGAACATCCGCGCCACCGGAGTGCCGAAGGCGCTCGAAGGCACCTCGATTCCGTTCCCCTGGGGCGAGCTCGAGCCGCTGGAGCGGCTGCTGGAGCAGCATCGCGGCCAGGTGGCCTGCATCATGATGGAGCCGATCCTGCTCGCCACTCGCCCGCCCGAGGGCTATCTGGAGGGCGTCCGCGAGCTGGCGACGCGCGAAAACGTGGTGCTGATCTTCGACGAGGTCACCACAAACTTCCGCTACGGCGCCAACGGCATCCAGGACTTCGTGGGCGTGGTCCCGGACCTGGCGTGCTTTGCCAAGGCCATCTCGAACGGCTACGCCATGGGCGCGGTGGTCGGCAAGCGCTGGGTGATGGAGCCGGCGGCGGACATGTTCGTCAGCAGCACCTATTGGAGCGATCTGGTGGGCATCACGGCGGCGATCACCACGCTCACCGAGATCGAGCGTCGGGACGTGCCGGGGCAACTGGCCGACTTCGGCGAGCGCTTGCAGTCGGGCATGCAGGAAGTGCTGGATGAGGTCGATCTGCCGGTGACGATCTCGGGCATGCCAGCGACTCCGGGCATCACCTTCACCGATCCGTTCGACGCCGACGAATCCAAGAAGCTGAACGCGCTGGTGGCGCAGGAAGCCGCCAAGCGGGGCATCTTGTTCAACACGCACCCGCGCCACAGCACAGCGCACGACGACCGCGACCTCGGCATGACGCTGGAGGTATTCCGCAAGGCCCTGCTGGTGACCAAGGAAGCGATCGGTCGGAACGCCGTCGACGACGTGCTGGAGGCCAGCCTGGCGCCGGCGATCATTCCGCGACCGACCTTGAAGCCAAGCAATTCGGGATGACTTCCGAGGAGTGGCCGCCGCTGCCGGAGTCCATCCAAACGCCGCGGCTGCTCCTGCGGCGGTACAGACTCAGCGACGCAGAGGATGCCTACGCCTACGCGCGCGACCCGGAGTGGGGACGCTTCCTCCCCCCTGTCCCACAGCCCTATGAGCGGCATCACGCCGACGAATTCGTCGCCGGGCAGGTGTTAGCGAATTGGAGCAAGGAGCCCGCCTGGGCGATTGAGCATGACGACCGGGTCGTCGGCGGCGTAAGCCTGCGGTTGTCTCCCCGAAATGGGCTGGCGGAGCTCGGCTATTCGATGGCCCGGTGGCTTTGGGGCCGCGGACTCACAACCGAAGCCGTGTCGGCAGTCATCGACGCAGCGTTCCGATGCCTCCCGCTTCGCAAGATCGCCGCCCGCGCGGCAGCCGCGAATCTCGGTTCGATTCGTGTCATGGAGAAGGTCGGGATGCAGTACGAGGGTCATCTGCGGCAGCACTGGGTTGTCCACGGCCAGACGTACGACTCCGTGCACTACGGCCTTTTGCGTGAGGAGTGGGAGCAGCAAGCGGACGCCGCGGAATGACCACCGGCGACTGGCCGCTGC
Above is a window of Chloroflexota bacterium DNA encoding:
- a CDS encoding molybdenum cofactor biosynthesis protein MoaE gives rise to the protein MNIKLTHEPIDADALIQRVTLPGNGGICTFHGIVRDNMDGRPVVKLEYEAFEPMALQELERIGRQAEERWGLTDVEIVHRIGELGIGEASVVIAVGAPHRAEAFEACRYIIDTLKTTVPIWKKEWYRDGAVWIEPTAAG
- the moaD gene encoding molybdopterin converting factor subunit 1, whose protein sequence is MSGSRAPQAATDAAPAGAAIRVSLLLFASVAEAVGERRREVRVPEGTTARGLFEQLAADVPALAGRADHVSFARNQQFVPPDTVLADGDELAVIPPVSGGA
- the def gene encoding peptide deformylase, which codes for MLSRVGPVIRRILEIPDPGLREPCAPVAEITPDLVRLAGDMFDTMHANAGVGLAAPQVGVHARLFVLELPPDDEDSLSGRRFVLINPEIELTGARKEMVEGCLSLPGFRAMVNRAEGVTVAFTQLDGSRVSLDARGLFAHAVQHEADHLNGVLFIDHLNSLLDLEKIPPEMLDWTEEAEAEAA
- the bcp gene encoding thioredoxin-dependent thiol peroxidase, with product MAMPRVGDRAPDFELQSTDGSLVRLDEQRGRKVVLFFYPRDDTPGCTREACGFRDRMSEIADRGTAVFGVSDDPVESHERFSSKFNLNFPLLADVERQAIEAYGVWVEKTMRGRTFMGTQRATFLIDEDGMVSAVWPDVKPDDHAEEVVQALDA
- a CDS encoding glucose 1-dehydrogenase encodes the protein MSTSASGPSFDLTGRVALVTGGGRGIGRGMALALAHAGADVVLAARSKDQLESTADEIEGMGRRALAVPTNVRDLDELAALFDKTDNEFGRLDILANNAGIGLRTPVLEVTPEEWDRVLDINLRSLFFASQYGLRLMVRGGYGRIINTGSLTSFLGFKPISVYGASKGGVAQLTKALAVEFAEQNITVNAIAPGYILTDLTQPRYDDPVWSNWILGRTPMNRWGMPDDLAGAVVFLASESSAFVTGHVLPIDGGWLAG
- a CDS encoding GNAT family protein; translated protein: MTSEEWPPLPESIQTPRLLLRRYRLSDAEDAYAYARDPEWGRFLPPVPQPYERHHADEFVAGQVLANWSKEPAWAIEHDDRVVGGVSLRLSPRNGLAELGYSMARWLWGRGLTTEAVSAVIDAAFRCLPLRKIAARAAAANLGSIRVMEKVGMQYEGHLRQHWVVHGQTYDSVHYGLLREEWEQQADAAE
- a CDS encoding molybdenum cofactor biosynthesis protein MoaB, with the protein product MTHAHHGSRSTQEHRHESERIGAVKCAVLVISDSRTERTDRSGRTAERLITDGGHEIVHRDLVVNDADLIRGAIDASLAAGAQFVFCTGGTGLGDRDITVDTVTPMLDKVLDGYGEWFRRASWDQIGPAAILSRAVAGKLGRALIVCSPGSTAAVELALGELLVPELRHFIREVSR
- a CDS encoding aminotransferase class III-fold pyridoxal phosphate-dependent enzyme, translated to MKDPRTHNVASSYALWERANQIIPGGSQLISRRPYAFSNGFAPVYAERGKGSRIWDDQGVEYIDFGMSVTSAILGYADDVVDEAVIEQIGKGATYSLNSEREIELAELLIDRIPCAEMARFSKGGGESCAIAVRIARGATGRDVVLFSGYHGWHDWYLAAGHLKEGAFDPFALPNIRATGVPKALEGTSIPFPWGELEPLERLLEQHRGQVACIMMEPILLATRPPEGYLEGVRELATRENVVLIFDEVTTNFRYGANGIQDFVGVVPDLACFAKAISNGYAMGAVVGKRWVMEPAADMFVSSTYWSDLVGITAAITTLTEIERRDVPGQLADFGERLQSGMQEVLDEVDLPVTISGMPATPGITFTDPFDADESKKLNALVAQEAAKRGILFNTHPRHSTAHDDRDLGMTLEVFRKALLVTKEAIGRNAVDDVLEASLAPAIIPRPTLKPSNSG